A genomic segment from Montipora foliosa isolate CH-2021 chromosome 9, ASM3666993v2, whole genome shotgun sequence encodes:
- the LOC137971737 gene encoding uncharacterized protein, with product MKILKELWDDLGYAGLNLTCQNLRDQAARMEKAMGNVRDTITRNAGNRREKQRARESEELIMQEFRNEFIVSQTDTANLHSTASTQVPVGHDASTSTQAPEGHNISPISTSVSELLQLTDPILASVAKSRGDFNGRRYDTRTKQRPTGAEIKDVNAAVSVLLKHNTIPDPAQDPFGYLWIVNCILYSVIVAFYISKDWKKGDVNVERTGKPKRGSKAKEEFEAQAREIRGKLSKAKAEIERLKSNKKITKKGKKNRLELLRECKTLSVAVLVAYMEKQKSRLRKLKRGYWRRKKQEDARRMNAQFELDPGRVYSDFRRVIDDHSEVAKPKYVHGQEDNESQRNVFSDAEEATTFWRTLWEAQDAGNVKAEWLDEVRDAIREKVPVPPEKAFELSAKQAEKVIMKKRNWSAPGPDRIVNFWWKRVNCLHVGIVRAFQVIAQSDQDVPLWFTEGRTSLIPKPGEFSSENQRPITCLNTVYKWFTSCLLEPVNSHLEDTI from the coding sequence ATGAAAATATTGAAAGAACTATGGGACGATTTAGGATATGCGGGATTAAATCTGACGTGTCAGAATTTAAGGGATCAAGCTGCTAGGATGGAGAAGGCGATGGGGAATGTTAGGGATACGATTACAAGAAACGCGGGGAACAGGAGGGAAAAACAGAGAGCGAGAGAGAGCGAAGAGTTAATTATGCAAGAGTTCAGAAATGAGTTCATTGTTAGTCAAACCGATACCGCGAATTTGCATTCTACTGCGAGCACACAAGTCCCAGTGGGACACGACGCTTCTACAAGCACACAAGCCCCAGAGGGACACAACATCTCGCCTATTAGCACTAGCGTGTCTGAATTACTTCAATTAACAGATCCTATTCTCGCATCTGTGGCTAAGTCCCGTGGAGACTTCAACGGCCGGCGTTATGACACAAGAACTAAACAAAGGCCCACTGGAGCGGAAATAAAAGATGTCAACGCAGCTGTGAGCGTGCTTTTGAAGCATAATACAATCCCGGATCCCGCACAAGACCCATTTGGCTACCTGTGGATAGTGAACTGCATATTATACTCAGTTATAGTAGCTTTTTACATCAGTAAAGACTGGAAAAAAGGCGACGTAAATGTAGAACGCACTGGAAAACCAAAGCGGGGCTCTAAGGCAAAAGAAGAGTTTGAAGCGCAAGCGCGAGAAATCAGGGGAAAATTGTCGAAAGCCAAAGCGGAAATCGAGAGGTTAAAGtccaacaagaaaataacaaaaaaaggaaagaagaaccGGTTAGAACTTTTGAGAGAATGTAAAACATTGTCAGTGGCAGTTCTAGTAGCTTATATGGAGAAGCAGAAGTCGCggttaagaaaattaaaacgaGGTTATTGGAGAAGGAAGAAGCAAGAAGATGCAAGAAGAATGAATGCTCAGTTTGAGCTAGACCCTGGAAGGGTTTACTCAGACTTCAGGAGGGTGATAGATGATCATAGCGAGGTGGCCAAGCCGAAATATGTGCACGGGCAGGAAGATAATGAGAGTCAGAGGAACGTGTTTAGCGATGCAGAGGAAGCCACGACTTTTTGGAGGACGTTATGGGAGGCGCAAGACGCGGGCAACGTAAAAGCCGAATGGTTGGACGAGGTGAGAGACGCGATAAGAGAGAAAGTACCTGTACCACCCGAGAAAGCCTTTGAATTAAGTGCTAAGCAAGCAGAGAAGGTGATAATGAAGAAGCGTAACTGGAGCGCCCCGGGCCCTGACCGAATAGTTAATTTTTGGTGGAAGAGAGTGAATTGTCTTCATGTCGGGATTGTTAGAGCTTTCCAAGTGATAGCGCAGAGCGACCAGGATGTTCCACTATGGTTCACTGAAGGGAGGACATCACTCATTCCGAAGCCTGGAGAGTTCTCAAGCGAGAATCAACGGCCTATCACCTGTCTGAACACTGTATATAAATGGTTCACATCGTGTCTATTGGAACCAGTCAATAGTCACCTAGAGGATACGATCTAA